A genome region from Bradyrhizobium sp. WSM1417 includes the following:
- a CDS encoding putative FMN-dependent luciferase-like monooxygenase, with the protein MKRLANLKRLGFFTRLLDEAPPADRYRFAAEQIVRAEKAGLDSAWIAQHHFHEREGGLPSPFTFLGYVAAQTSRIRLGTGIVTLPLENAVRVAEDAAVLDLLCNGRFELGVGTGGNPSAFAAFGLDSAQRNEIFARNLEVVRTALVGKPLDGGDTLYPQRPQLDNRIWQATFSVAGGARAGKAGDGLLLSRTQPRTKEAPKATLAEIQNPVIDAYLEALPPGREPRIMASRTVFVADDRSEAMRLADIGLRRALPQFLKGGHAKPGETLEEMIAAFDTHVGAADDVIASLRADATLERVTDLVFQAHSVDAPHPHILRSIELVAEKVAPALGWARTAPDVALAG; encoded by the coding sequence ATGAAACGCTTAGCAAACCTGAAACGCCTGGGGTTTTTCACGCGGCTTCTCGACGAGGCCCCGCCGGCCGACCGATATCGCTTCGCGGCCGAACAGATCGTGCGCGCCGAGAAGGCGGGCCTCGATTCCGCGTGGATCGCGCAGCATCATTTCCACGAGCGCGAGGGCGGCCTGCCGTCGCCCTTTACTTTCCTCGGTTACGTCGCAGCGCAGACCTCGCGCATCCGGCTCGGTACTGGCATCGTCACCTTGCCGCTGGAGAATGCGGTGAGGGTGGCGGAAGACGCCGCGGTGCTCGATCTGCTCTGCAACGGTCGCTTCGAGCTCGGTGTCGGCACCGGCGGCAATCCCTCGGCCTTTGCCGCGTTCGGCCTCGACAGCGCCCAGCGCAACGAGATCTTTGCGCGCAATCTCGAGGTCGTCCGCACCGCGCTGGTGGGCAAGCCGCTCGACGGTGGCGACACGCTCTATCCACAGCGGCCGCAACTGGACAACCGGATCTGGCAGGCGACGTTCTCTGTGGCGGGCGGCGCGCGTGCCGGCAAGGCGGGCGATGGCCTGTTGCTGTCGCGTACCCAGCCCCGGACCAAGGAGGCGCCGAAGGCAACGCTGGCCGAGATTCAGAATCCGGTGATCGATGCCTATCTCGAAGCGCTACCGCCGGGACGCGAGCCTCGCATCATGGCTTCGCGTACCGTCTTCGTTGCCGACGACCGAAGCGAGGCGATGCGCCTTGCCGATATCGGCCTGCGGCGCGCTCTGCCGCAATTCCTCAAAGGCGGCCACGCCAAGCCGGGCGAGACGCTGGAGGAGATGATCGCGGCGTTCGACACCCATGTCGGCGCGGCCGACGACGTCATCGCCTCTCTGCGCGCCGACGCCACCCTGGAGCGGGTGACCGATCTCGTTTTCCAGGCGCATTCGGTCGACGCCCCGCATCCCCATATCCTGCGCTCGATCGAGCTGGTCGCGGAGAAGGTCGCGCCGGCGCTGGGCTGGGCGCGGACCGCGCCCGACGTGGCGCTGGCGGGATAG
- a CDS encoding alkylhydroperoxidase domain protein yields the protein MSAASNVTPPVVFTQDELGWVSWIDPLPEAELTERHFAGLVDRSRSKSEYFRLLVRDPEVLEARTKTDKDIFYNVADGLPRAERELAAAATSRYNGCIYCASVHARFASTYSKRRDDVQRLLDEGVGADLGERWNAVVKASVALAATPIAFGPDNIDELRRAGLDDAEIVDVINGASFFNWANRLMLSLGEPSK from the coding sequence ATGAGCGCTGCAAGCAATGTCACTCCGCCCGTCGTCTTCACCCAGGATGAACTCGGCTGGGTGTCCTGGATCGATCCGCTGCCCGAAGCCGAGCTAACCGAGCGGCATTTCGCCGGCCTCGTCGATCGCTCCCGTTCCAAGTCCGAGTATTTCCGCCTGCTGGTGCGCGATCCCGAGGTGCTGGAAGCCCGCACTAAGACCGACAAGGACATCTTCTACAACGTCGCTGACGGCCTGCCGCGCGCCGAGCGCGAGCTCGCGGCGGCTGCGACCTCGCGCTATAACGGCTGCATCTACTGCGCCTCCGTACATGCGCGTTTCGCCAGCACCTATTCCAAGCGCCGCGACGATGTGCAGCGGCTGCTCGACGAGGGCGTTGGCGCCGATCTCGGCGAGCGCTGGAATGCGGTCGTCAAGGCCTCGGTGGCGCTGGCCGCAACGCCGATCGCGTTCGGCCCCGACAATATCGATGAGCTGCGCCGCGCGGGTCTCGACGATGCGGAGATCGTCGACGTCATCAACGGCGCGTCGTTCTTCAACTGGGCGAACCGGCTGATGCTGTCGCTCGGCGAGCCCTCGAAATAG
- a CDS encoding SDR family oxidoreductase → MTDYPKPPYPPQQQPMPGSTRAMNPRPDHGEESYKGSGRLAGKKAVITGGDSGIGRAVAIAYAREGADIVIAYLNEDEDAAEVKALVEREGRKVVLIPGDIRNPGHCRAIIARTVEAFGAIDILVNNAAHQDTFKEIADISDEEWQRTFETNIHAMFYLTKAAVPHMRPGAAIINTASVNSDMPNPTLLAYATTKGAIQNFTGGLAQMLAAKGIRVNAVAPGPIWTPLIPSTMPEEKVKNFGKQVPMQRAGQPAELATAYVMLADPLSSYTSGATLAVTGGKPFI, encoded by the coding sequence ATGACCGACTATCCAAAGCCGCCTTATCCTCCGCAACAGCAACCGATGCCCGGTTCGACCCGCGCGATGAATCCGCGACCGGATCACGGCGAGGAGAGCTATAAAGGCTCCGGCCGTTTGGCCGGAAAGAAGGCAGTTATCACCGGAGGCGACAGTGGCATCGGCCGCGCGGTCGCGATCGCCTATGCCCGGGAAGGTGCTGACATCGTCATCGCCTATTTGAACGAGGATGAGGATGCCGCCGAGGTCAAGGCGCTGGTGGAGCGCGAGGGACGCAAGGTCGTCCTGATCCCCGGCGACATCCGCAATCCCGGTCATTGTCGCGCGATCATCGCCCGCACCGTCGAGGCGTTCGGCGCAATAGACATCCTCGTCAACAACGCGGCGCATCAGGACACGTTCAAGGAGATCGCCGACATCAGCGACGAGGAATGGCAGCGGACGTTCGAGACCAACATTCACGCCATGTTCTATCTCACCAAGGCTGCGGTCCCTCACATGCGCCCGGGAGCGGCGATCATCAACACCGCGTCGGTGAACTCCGACATGCCGAATCCGACCCTGCTGGCTTATGCCACGACGAAGGGCGCCATTCAGAACTTTACCGGTGGGCTCGCCCAGATGCTGGCGGCGAAGGGCATTCGGGTCAACGCGGTCGCCCCGGGGCCGATCTGGACGCCGCTGATTCCGTCGACGATGCCGGAGGAGAAGGTCAAGAACTTCGGCAAGCAGGTGCCGATGCAACGGGCCGGCCAGCCGGCCGAACTCGCGACCGCCTATGTCATGCTCGCCGATCCGCTCTCGAGCTACACATCGGGAGCGACCCTTGCGGTCACCGGCGGGAAGCCGTTCATCTAA
- a CDS encoding MetQ/NlpA family ABC transporter substrate-binding protein: METKMSFRLPLILATVLAAWSAAASGETIKIGVTPGPHAQIFEAVKPVAAKQGLDIQLIEFSDYVVPNAALDAGEIQANSFQNQPYLDNQKADRGYKIEAVGLTVNFPIGVYSKKHKAFADIPEGGKVSIPNDPTNGGRVLLLLRDKGVIKLKDGTGFKPTVLDITENPRKLKFIEVDAAQAPRALDDVDAAAINTNYATQAGLDPVKDPILREDPKGPYVNLIAVRTVDKDKPWVKILVDSYHTAEVKEFVLTKFKGAVLPSW, encoded by the coding sequence ATGGAGACCAAGATGTCGTTTCGCCTCCCCCTGATCCTTGCGACCGTGCTCGCCGCCTGGTCGGCCGCCGCTTCAGGCGAAACCATCAAGATCGGCGTGACGCCGGGACCGCACGCCCAGATCTTCGAGGCCGTAAAGCCGGTCGCGGCCAAGCAGGGTCTCGACATCCAGCTCATCGAATTCTCCGACTACGTCGTGCCGAACGCCGCGCTCGATGCCGGCGAGATCCAGGCCAATTCTTTTCAGAATCAGCCGTATCTGGACAACCAGAAGGCCGACCGTGGTTACAAGATCGAAGCCGTCGGCCTGACCGTGAATTTCCCGATCGGCGTCTATTCCAAGAAGCACAAGGCCTTCGCCGACATCCCCGAAGGCGGCAAGGTCTCGATCCCGAACGATCCGACCAATGGCGGCCGCGTGTTGCTGCTGCTTCGCGACAAGGGCGTGATCAAGCTGAAGGATGGCACGGGCTTCAAGCCGACGGTGCTTGATATCACCGAGAATCCCAGGAAGCTGAAGTTCATCGAGGTCGACGCGGCGCAGGCGCCGCGCGCGCTCGACGATGTCGACGCCGCCGCGATCAACACCAATTATGCAACCCAGGCGGGCCTCGATCCCGTCAAGGATCCGATCCTGCGCGAGGACCCGAAGGGTCCCTACGTCAATCTCATCGCCGTTCGCACGGTCGACAAGGACAAGCCCTGGGTCAAGATCCTGGTGGACAGCTACCACACGGCGGAGGTCAAGGAGTTCGTCCTGACCAAGTTCAAGGGCGCGGTACTGCCGAGCTGGTAG
- a CDS encoding peptide ABC transporter substrate-binding protein: MNENEIRKSIAEVKQGTLSRRSFMQTMAAIGIAAPVASQILVWNDVAMADATLPYKPTKAGGGGPLKILLWQAPTLLNPHFALGTKDQIASRVFFEPLAGWDKEGNLVPCLAAEAPSKQNDGLSPDGLSVTWKLKQGVRWHDGKPFTADDVVFTWQYASDLATAAYTTGSYKDITVEKIDDYTVKVLFKAPTPFWADPFVGSVGPILPKHHFGDYVGAKSREAPGNLKPVGTGPYKFVEFKPGDLIRAERNPDYHVKNQPHFDTLEIKGGGDAVSAARAVLQTGEYDYAWNMQVEEEVLKRMEASGKGKLDVTPSGNVEFIILNTTDPWTEVDGERSSPKTKHPTLSDPAVRRAINLLIDRDSIQKFIYGRGGIATASFVNAPKQFKSPKLKYEFDVDKANKVLDEAGWAKGADGLREKDGKKLKFVFQTSTNAPRQKTQAIIKQACQKAGIEIEIKAVTASVFFSSDVGNPDTYSKFYADMEMYNTTQPQPDPERFLNQCVSWEISNKDNKWLGRNVSRWSDPEADKAYKAAQNELDPVKRAALLIKVDETFCEANVFLPLLSRNIVNAGVNNLMVDMSGWDVTTWNLASWYRS, from the coding sequence ATGAACGAGAACGAAATCCGCAAATCCATCGCGGAGGTGAAGCAAGGCACCCTGTCGCGACGCTCGTTCATGCAGACGATGGCTGCGATCGGGATCGCAGCGCCGGTCGCGAGCCAGATCCTGGTCTGGAACGACGTCGCGATGGCGGACGCCACGCTGCCTTACAAGCCCACCAAGGCCGGCGGCGGCGGTCCGCTCAAGATCCTGCTCTGGCAGGCCCCGACGCTGCTCAATCCGCATTTCGCGCTCGGCACCAAGGACCAGATCGCCTCGCGCGTCTTCTTCGAGCCCCTCGCCGGCTGGGACAAGGAAGGCAACCTCGTCCCCTGCCTCGCGGCCGAGGCTCCATCCAAGCAGAACGACGGCCTTTCGCCGGACGGCCTGAGCGTGACCTGGAAACTGAAGCAGGGCGTGAGGTGGCATGACGGCAAGCCCTTCACCGCCGACGACGTCGTTTTCACCTGGCAATACGCCTCGGATCTCGCCACGGCGGCGTACACCACGGGTTCTTACAAGGACATCACGGTCGAGAAGATCGACGACTACACCGTCAAGGTGCTCTTCAAGGCCCCGACCCCGTTCTGGGCCGACCCGTTCGTCGGTTCGGTCGGCCCCATCCTGCCGAAGCATCATTTCGGCGACTATGTCGGCGCGAAGTCGCGCGAAGCGCCCGGCAATCTGAAGCCGGTCGGCACTGGCCCGTACAAATTCGTCGAGTTCAAGCCCGGGGACCTGATCCGGGCCGAACGCAATCCCGACTATCACGTCAAGAACCAGCCGCATTTCGACACGCTCGAAATCAAGGGCGGCGGCGATGCGGTGTCCGCGGCGCGCGCCGTGCTGCAGACCGGCGAATACGATTATGCCTGGAACATGCAGGTGGAGGAGGAGGTCCTCAAGCGCATGGAGGCCAGCGGCAAGGGCAAGCTCGACGTCACGCCCTCCGGCAATGTCGAGTTCATCATCCTCAACACGACGGACCCGTGGACCGAGGTGGACGGCGAGCGCTCCAGCCCCAAGACCAAGCACCCGACACTGTCCGATCCCGCCGTTCGCCGCGCGATCAACCTGCTGATCGACCGCGACTCGATCCAGAAGTTCATTTACGGGCGCGGCGGCATCGCCACCGCGAGCTTCGTCAACGCACCCAAACAGTTCAAGTCGCCGAAGCTGAAATACGAGTTCGACGTCGACAAGGCCAACAAGGTCCTGGATGAAGCCGGCTGGGCCAAGGGCGCGGACGGCCTCCGCGAGAAGGACGGCAAAAAGCTGAAATTCGTCTTCCAGACCTCGACCAATGCGCCGCGTCAGAAGACGCAGGCCATCATCAAGCAGGCCTGCCAGAAGGCCGGCATCGAGATCGAAATCAAGGCGGTCACGGCATCAGTGTTCTTCTCGTCCGACGTCGGCAATCCTGATACCTACTCGAAGTTCTATGCCGACATGGAGATGTACAACACCACGCAGCCGCAGCCCGACCCGGAGCGCTTCCTGAACCAGTGCGTCTCCTGGGAAATTTCCAACAAGGACAACAAATGGCTCGGCCGAAACGTCTCGCGCTGGTCCGATCCCGAGGCCGACAAGGCCTACAAGGCCGCGCAGAACGAGCTCGATCCGGTCAAGCGCGCCGCGCTTCTGATCAAGGTCGACGAGACTTTTTGCGAGGCCAACGTGTTCCTGCCGCTTCTATCCCGCAACATCGTCAACGCGGGGGTCAACAACCTCATGGTCGACATGTCGGGATGGGACGTCACGACCTGGAATCTGGCGAGTTGGTACCGCAGCTGA
- a CDS encoding ABC transporter permease, with the protein MSSWLDYTINGLIVGNVYALVAVGLALIFGVSRLINFAQGSIYLVGAYIGWVAVVQLHTPLPLTIIVVAVAAALVGLIIERFGLRPLQNSVRIAPLLATIGISFVLDQLVMLTFSPNPRALPSQLPDVRFQIGGGTIGPLDLLIAGVGLTSALLLFVFLRYSKLGWAVRATAQDRDAAMQMGVDVNRVNQAVFGIAAALGGVSGLLVGMYYNQIDTAMSLQATLKGVVAEVVGGAGNVPGAVIGSLLLGLVESYGVAVFGTSYRNLFAFLLLVVVLVLRPNGLFASARQAPPEPLTGTFIAPSRPVRIPRWALLIAAAVFAILPLLPVSFYVLQTLINAWLLGMLALSLTLVAGTIGQVSLGHAALLAIGAYTSALLSLTFAVPVVLAIIGGGLMSAALGTALISPSFRLRGHYVSIATLAIGEIVSLVILNWESVTRGPIGISGIPPLALFGYELVSPISIYWFSFIVMVVLALLQGRLLGSHLGRSFRAIRDDDIAARAYGLSLNRYKSLAFIFGGFAAGISGGIAAHLYSYINHETFNTQQSILALTVVILGGLGNVVGAIVGAVALVGLPEVFRIAAEYRILIYGIVLLLLVRFRPQGLLGTM; encoded by the coding sequence GTGTCTTCCTGGCTCGACTACACGATCAACGGGCTGATCGTCGGTAACGTCTACGCCCTCGTTGCGGTCGGGCTCGCGCTGATCTTCGGCGTCAGCCGGCTGATCAACTTTGCGCAAGGCTCGATCTATCTCGTTGGCGCCTATATCGGCTGGGTCGCGGTGGTGCAGCTGCATACGCCGCTGCCGCTCACCATCATCGTGGTCGCGGTGGCGGCGGCGCTGGTCGGCTTGATCATCGAGCGGTTCGGCCTGCGTCCGCTGCAGAATTCGGTGCGCATCGCGCCGCTGCTGGCGACCATCGGCATCAGCTTCGTGCTCGATCAGCTCGTGATGCTGACCTTCTCGCCCAATCCGCGCGCGCTGCCGAGCCAGTTGCCGGATGTCCGATTCCAGATCGGCGGCGGCACGATCGGCCCGCTCGATCTGCTCATCGCTGGTGTTGGCCTCACCAGCGCGCTGCTGCTGTTCGTGTTCCTGCGCTACAGCAAGCTTGGCTGGGCCGTGCGTGCCACCGCGCAGGACCGCGACGCCGCGATGCAGATGGGCGTCGACGTCAACCGCGTCAATCAGGCCGTGTTCGGCATTGCGGCTGCGCTCGGCGGCGTTTCCGGCCTTCTGGTCGGCATGTACTACAACCAGATCGACACCGCGATGAGCCTGCAGGCGACACTCAAGGGCGTCGTCGCCGAAGTCGTCGGCGGCGCCGGCAACGTGCCGGGCGCGGTGATCGGCAGCCTGCTGCTGGGATTGGTGGAGAGCTATGGCGTCGCCGTGTTCGGCACCAGCTACCGCAATCTGTTCGCGTTCCTGCTGCTGGTCGTCGTGCTCGTGCTGCGCCCGAATGGCCTGTTCGCCAGCGCCCGGCAGGCGCCGCCCGAGCCGCTCACCGGCACCTTCATCGCGCCGAGCCGGCCGGTGCGGATTCCGCGCTGGGCTCTGCTGATCGCTGCCGCCGTGTTCGCGATCCTGCCGCTGTTGCCAGTGTCGTTCTACGTGCTCCAGACCCTGATCAACGCCTGGCTGCTCGGCATGCTCGCGCTGAGCCTCACGCTGGTCGCGGGCACGATCGGTCAGGTCTCGCTGGGACACGCCGCGCTGCTCGCGATCGGGGCCTACACCTCCGCGCTGCTGTCGCTCACGTTCGCCGTCCCGGTCGTCCTTGCCATCATCGGCGGCGGCCTGATGAGTGCTGCGCTGGGCACGGCGCTGATCTCGCCGTCGTTCCGGCTGCGCGGCCACTATGTGTCGATCGCGACGCTCGCGATCGGCGAGATCGTCTCGCTTGTGATCCTGAACTGGGAGAGCGTCACGCGCGGTCCGATCGGCATTTCCGGCATTCCGCCGCTGGCGCTATTTGGTTATGAGCTGGTCAGCCCGATTTCGATCTACTGGTTCAGCTTCATCGTGATGGTGGTGCTGGCGCTGCTGCAGGGACGCCTGCTCGGCTCGCATCTCGGCCGCAGCTTTCGGGCCATCCGCGATGACGACATTGCCGCGCGTGCCTATGGGCTCAGCCTGAATCGCTACAAATCGCTGGCCTTCATCTTCGGCGGCTTCGCCGCCGGGATCAGCGGCGGCATCGCCGCGCATCTCTATTCCTACATCAACCACGAGACCTTCAACACGCAGCAATCCATCTTGGCGCTGACCGTGGTGATCCTCGGCGGCCTCGGCAATGTCGTCGGCGCCATCGTCGGAGCGGTCGCGCTGGTCGGCCTGCCGGAAGTGTTCCGGATCGCGGCGGAGTATCGCATTCTGATCTACGGCATCGTGCTGCTGCTGCTGGTGCGGTTCAGGCCGCAGGGCCTGCTGGGGACGATGTGA
- a CDS encoding CMD domain protein: MATKDIIDTLAGIEPGSALDGIRAKRVQARDNAQKSYLSLFEPIDAGDVSLVERAAVALFVIGLHREPTVAAFYRTKLAATADGARLVEAVDVEIARGETSGPYGAFPAGPLSVENKAGLIYRVGAERKPDLGDRLVAAFEHAHLLVFRPRDAAAADMKALLAAGWSNTGIVTFSQLVAFLSFQVRVVTGLRVLGASLRRTANVAAGA, encoded by the coding sequence ATGGCTACGAAAGATATCATCGACACGCTCGCCGGGATCGAACCGGGTTCGGCTCTGGACGGCATTCGCGCCAAGCGCGTGCAGGCGCGCGACAATGCGCAGAAGAGCTATCTCTCGCTGTTCGAGCCGATCGACGCCGGCGATGTCTCGCTGGTGGAGCGCGCCGCGGTCGCGCTGTTCGTGATCGGCCTTCACCGCGAGCCGACTGTAGCTGCCTTCTATCGGACGAAGTTAGCTGCGACCGCCGATGGCGCGCGCCTGGTCGAAGCGGTCGATGTCGAAATCGCGCGGGGCGAGACCTCGGGCCCCTACGGTGCGTTTCCGGCCGGCCCCCTGTCGGTCGAGAACAAGGCCGGCCTGATCTATCGCGTCGGCGCGGAGCGCAAGCCCGATCTCGGAGACCGGCTAGTTGCGGCGTTCGAGCATGCGCATCTGCTGGTGTTCCGCCCGCGCGACGCGGCTGCAGCCGACATGAAGGCTCTGCTCGCCGCCGGCTGGTCGAACACCGGCATCGTCACGTTCTCTCAGCTCGTTGCGTTCCTGTCGTTCCAGGTGCGCGTCGTCACCGGGTTGCGCGTGCTCGGTGCCTCGCTCAGGCGCACCGCGAACGTCGCGGCCGGCGCGTAA
- a CDS encoding ferritin-like domain-containing protein — MGFFTKDIKSMEDLLLHGLQDIYYAEQQILKSLPKMIDKATNRDLVTGLKAHLEETNKQVDRLGKVFAKLGKEPSGTHCPAIDGIIKEADETAGEIEDKAVLDAAIVANAQAVEHYEMCRYGTLIAWAEELGHDDIVRFLTTNLNEEKAANTKLNTVALRKGVNAKASSAA; from the coding sequence ATGGGATTCTTCACCAAGGACATCAAATCGATGGAAGACCTGCTGCTGCACGGGCTGCAGGACATCTACTACGCGGAACAGCAGATCCTGAAGTCGCTGCCGAAGATGATCGACAAAGCGACAAACAGGGACCTCGTCACCGGACTGAAAGCTCATCTGGAAGAGACCAACAAGCAGGTCGACAGGCTCGGCAAGGTGTTCGCGAAGCTCGGCAAGGAGCCCAGCGGAACACACTGTCCCGCCATCGACGGCATCATCAAGGAGGCCGATGAGACCGCGGGCGAGATCGAGGACAAGGCCGTGCTCGACGCCGCGATCGTGGCCAACGCACAGGCCGTCGAGCATTATGAAATGTGCCGCTACGGCACGCTGATCGCATGGGCAGAGGAGCTCGGGCACGACGACATCGTGCGCTTCCTCACAACGAACCTGAACGAAGAGAAGGCCGCCAACACCAAGCTGAACACGGTGGCGCTTCGCAAGGGCGTCAATGCCAAGGCGTCCAGCGCCGCTTGA
- a CDS encoding ABC transporter substrate-binding protein — translation MSNIDRRTLVKGSLAAMMAGVAFSRAALAQSSEPILLGVSGPLTGPNAQYGTQWKQGFDLALDEIQAAGGINGRKLAYSFEDSQSDPRQSVAIAQKFVSDPRIVMELGDFSSPASMAASPIYQRGGLVQFGFTNSHPDFTKGGDFMWSTSVSQADEQPLLAAYAVKRLGLKKLAVLHLNTDWGRTSRDYFVKAAKENGAEIAVTEGYIAEERDFRSTLVRVRDANPDGLILISYYSDGALIARQARQVGLKQVICAASSVYSPKFLELGGEAVEDVHVGTRYFPEDPRPEVQTFIAGFKKKYNGVEPDAFNAYAYDAMNMAAAVVRIGGADRRAIRDAFTKVKDVSSVIFGKATFDVESRRVKGAMNAELVVRKGQFALWDGKPT, via the coding sequence ATGAGCAACATCGATCGTCGTACCCTGGTCAAGGGCTCGCTTGCCGCCATGATGGCGGGAGTGGCCTTCTCGCGCGCCGCGCTTGCGCAATCGTCCGAACCGATTTTGCTGGGCGTCAGCGGTCCGTTGACCGGGCCGAACGCACAATATGGCACGCAGTGGAAGCAGGGCTTTGATCTCGCGCTCGACGAGATCCAGGCAGCGGGCGGCATCAACGGCCGCAAGCTCGCCTACAGCTTCGAAGACAGCCAGAGCGACCCGCGCCAGTCGGTGGCGATCGCCCAGAAGTTCGTCTCCGATCCCAGGATCGTCATGGAGCTCGGCGATTTCTCCAGCCCCGCCTCGATGGCGGCCTCGCCGATCTATCAGCGCGGCGGGCTGGTGCAGTTCGGCTTCACCAATTCTCATCCCGATTTCACCAAGGGCGGCGACTTCATGTGGAGCACCTCGGTCAGTCAGGCCGACGAGCAGCCGCTGCTGGCGGCCTATGCCGTGAAGCGTCTCGGCCTGAAGAAGCTCGCCGTGCTGCACCTCAACACCGATTGGGGCCGCACCAGCCGCGACTATTTCGTCAAGGCCGCCAAGGAGAACGGCGCCGAAATCGCCGTCACCGAAGGCTACATCGCGGAGGAGCGCGACTTCCGCTCCACGCTGGTACGTGTCCGCGATGCCAATCCGGACGGGCTGATCCTGATCTCCTATTATTCCGACGGTGCGCTGATCGCGCGCCAGGCGCGCCAGGTCGGGCTGAAGCAGGTGATCTGCGCCGCGAGCTCGGTCTACTCGCCGAAATTCCTGGAGCTCGGCGGCGAGGCCGTCGAGGACGTCCATGTTGGCACGCGCTACTTCCCCGAAGACCCGCGCCCCGAGGTGCAGACGTTCATCGCGGGCTTCAAGAAGAAGTACAACGGCGTGGAGCCCGACGCGTTCAACGCTTACGCCTATGACGCGATGAACATGGCGGCCGCCGTGGTGAGGATCGGCGGCGCCGACCGGCGCGCGATCCGCGACGCCTTCACGAAAGTGAAGGACGTCTCGAGCGTGATCTTCGGCAAGGCGACGTTCGACGTCGAGAGCCGGCGAGTCAAGGGCGCCATGAACGCCGAGCTCGTCGTGCGCAAGGGCCAGTTCGCGCTCTGGGACGGCAAGCCGACCTGA